GACCCCGCCGCAACCGGACCGCTCCGGTGAAGGCTCCCGGCTCATGGCCGAAGAGTTCGGATTCCAGAAGCGATTCGGACAAAGCCGAGCAGTTCACGGCCACCAGCGGCCCCTGCCAGCGATGGGAATGGTAGTGCAACCGAATCGCGGCCAGTTCCTTACCCGTACCCCGCTCACCGACGATGATTACGGGCCGGTTCACCTTGGCCACGGCAACAATGTGCTCTTGCAAGGCTAGGAAGGCGTCTGAACCCCCCAGGGCTTCGGGTATCGTGGAGATGCTTGTGGTGATATTCGCCATAGATTGTTTCTTTCTGCCGAATAGTATCTGAGCTCGTCAAGCACCATCGCTATTCTTTTTCCGCAATACACTGAAATACCGGATGATCATATTTTGGCACGCCATATGCTTTTTCGAGAAACGACCACATCGCCCCGGAAACCGCAAGGAGGACCATAGTATGGGTATTTTCACCAGATTTCGAGATATCATCAGCTCCAACATCAACGCCATGCTGGAGAAGGCCGAGGATCCGGAAAAACTTCTGCGCCTGATGATCCAGGAGATGGAGGAAACCCTGGTAGAACTCAAGGCCTCCTGCGCCGGAGCCATGGCCACGGCGGTCAGAATTCGCCGGGAATGGGAACAGGTTGACGCCAAGGTGCTGGGCTGGGGAGATAAAGCCGCCTTGGCCGTGGACAAGGGCTACGAAGACTTGGCAAGAGAGGCTCTGCTGGAGAAACGGGAGCTGGAGGCCAAGGCAGATCGGTTGGCCGGGGAGTTGGCCGAAAGCGAGGGAATTATCGAAGGCTACAAGGCCGATATCGCCACGCTGGAGGAAAAGCTGCTCTCGGCCAAGGACAAACAGCGTCTTCTCATCCAGCGACACATGCGCGCCAAGGGCCGCAAGCGAGCCGGGCTGGATATGCGCCGGGCCGACTCCCATGCGGCCATGTTGCGCTTCGAGGAGTTCGAGCAGCGCATCGACCGGATGGAGGCCGAAGCAGATCTGGCCGGTCCCTGGGCAACCTCCTCAACTAGTCGTCAACGACAGGGGAAAAGTGAGGAGGCCTTTACGCTGGAGGAAAAATTCG
The sequence above is a segment of the Desulfonatronum thiodismutans genome. Coding sequences within it:
- a CDS encoding PspA/IM30 family protein, encoding MGIFTRFRDIISSNINAMLEKAEDPEKLLRLMIQEMEETLVELKASCAGAMATAVRIRREWEQVDAKVLGWGDKAALAVDKGYEDLAREALLEKRELEAKADRLAGELAESEGIIEGYKADIATLEEKLLSAKDKQRLLIQRHMRAKGRKRAGLDMRRADSHAAMLRFEEFEQRIDRMEAEADLAGPWATSSTSRQRQGKSEEAFTLEEKFAKLAADEDIERELASLRARNAAPSGPDQTGL